From a single Equus asinus isolate D_3611 breed Donkey chromosome 2, EquAss-T2T_v2, whole genome shotgun sequence genomic region:
- the LINGO1 gene encoding leucine-rich repeat and immunoglobulin-like domain-containing nogo receptor-interacting protein 1 isoform X1 produces MDRLPLPGPPEAHLFASRRRLTQVSERMLAGGARSMPSPLLACWQPILLLVLGSVLSGSATGCPPRCECSAQDRAVLCHRKRFVAVPEGIPTETRLLDLGKNRIKTLNQDEFASFPHLEELELNENIVSAVEPGAFNNLFNLRTLGLRSNRLKLIPLGVFTGLSNLTKLDISENKIVILLDYMFQDLYNLKSLEVGDNDLVYISHRAFSGLNSLEQLTLEKCNLTSIPTEALSHLHGLIVLRLRHLNINAIRDYSFKRLYRLKVLEISHWPYLDTMTPNCLYGLNLTSLSITHCNLTAVPYLAVRHLVYLRFLNLSYNPISTIEGSMLHELLRLQEIQLVGGQLAMVEPYAFRGLNYLRVLNVSGNQLTTLEESAFHSVGNLETLILDSNPLACDCRLLWVFRRRWRLNFNRQQPTCATPEFVQGKEFKDFPDVLLPNYFTCRRARIRDRKAQQVFVDEGHTVQFVCRADGDPPPAILWLSPRKHLVSAKSNGRLTVFPDGTLEVRYAQVQDNGTYLCIAANAGGNDSMPAHLHVRSYSPDWPHQPNKTFAFISNQPGEGEANSTRATVPFPFDIKTLIIATTMGFISFLGVVLFCLVLLFLWSRGKGNTKHNIEIEYVPRKSDAGISSADAPRKFNMKMI; encoded by the coding sequence GTGAGCGAGAGGATGCTGGCGGGGGGTGCAAGGAGCATGCCCAGCCCCCTCCTGGCCTGCTGGCAGCCCATCCTCCTGCTGGTGCTGGGCTCGGTGCTGTCAGGCTCAGCCACGGGCTGCCCACCCCGCTGCGAGTGCTCCGCCCAGGACCGTGCTGTGCTCTGCCACCGCAAGCGCTTTGTGGCAGTGCCCGAGGGCATCCCCACAGAGACCCGCCTGCTGGACCTGGGCAAGAACCGCATCAAAACACTCAACCAGGACGAGTTTGCTAGCTTCCCACacctggaggagctggagctCAACGAGAACATCGTGAGCGCCGTGGAGCCTGGCGCCTTCAACAATCTCTTCAACCTCCGGACTCTGGGGCTCCGCAGCAATCGCCTGAAGCTCATCCCCCTGGGTGTCTTCACCGGCCTCAGCAACCTGACCAAGCTGGACATCAGCGAGAACAAGATCGTCATCCTGCTGGACTACATGTTCCAGGACCTGTACAACCTCAAATCGCTGGAGGTCGGTGACAATGACCTCGTCTACATTTCCCACCGAGCCTTCAGCGGCCTCAACAGCCTGGAGCAGCTGACGCTTGAGAAATGCAACCTGACCTCCATCCCCACAGAGGCGCTGTCCCACCTGCACGGTCTCATCGTCCTGAGGCTCCGGCACCTCAACATCAACGCCATCCGGGACTATTCCTTCAAGAGGCTGTACCGCCTCAAGGTCTTGGAGATCTCTCACTGGCCCTACTTGGACACCATGACACCCAACTGCCTCTATGGCCTCAACCTAACGTCCCTGTCCATCACACACTGCAATCTGACTGCTGTGCCCTACCTGGCCGTGCGCCACCTGGTCTATCTCCGCTTCCTCAATCTCTCCTACAACCCCATCAGCACCATCGAGGGCTCCATGTTGCATGAGCTGCTACGGCTGCAGGAGATCCAGCTGGTGGGTGGGCAGCTGGCCATGGTGGAGCCCTATGCCTTCCGCGGCCTAAACTATCTGCGTGTACTCAACGTCTCTGGCAACCAGCTGACCACACTGGAGGAGTCGGCCTTCCACTCGGTGGGCAACCTGGAGACACTCATCCTGGACTCCAACCCACTGGCCTGTGACTGCCGGCTCCTGTGGGTGTTCCGGCGCCGCTGGCGGCTCAACTTCAACCGGCAGCAGCCCACATGTGCCACACCCGAGTTCGTCCAGGGCAAGGAGTTCAAGGACTTCCCTGATGTGCTCCTGCCCAACTACTTCACCTGCCGCCGCGCCCGCATCCGGGACCGCAAGGCCCAGCAGGTGTTTGTGGATGAGGGCCACACGGTGCAGTTTGTGTGCCGGGCAGATGGTGACCCGCCGCCTGCCATCCTCTGGCTCTCACCCCGCAAGCACTTGGTCTCAGCCAAGAGCAACGGGCGGCTCACGGTCTTTCCCGATGGCACGCTGGAGGTGCGCTATGCCCAGGTACAGGACAATGGCACGTACCTGTGCATCGCAGCCAACGCAGGCGGCAACGACTCCATGCCTGCCCACCTGCATGTGCGCAGCTACTCGCCCGACTGGCCCCATCAGCCCAACAAGACCTTCGCCTTTATCTCCAACCAGCCAGGCGAGGGAGAGGCCAACAGCACCCGTGCCACCGTGCCTTTCCCCTTCGACATCAAGACCCTCATCATCGCCACCACCATGGGCTTCATCTCTTTCCTGGGCGTCGTCCTCTTCTGCCTGGTGCTGCTCTTTCTTTGGAGCCGGGGCAAGGGCAACACGAAGCACAACATTGAGATCGAATATGTGCCCCGCAAGTCAGACGCAGGCATTAGCTCCGCTGACGCACCCCGCAAGTTCAACATGAAGATGATATGA
- the LINGO1 gene encoding leucine-rich repeat and immunoglobulin-like domain-containing nogo receptor-interacting protein 1 isoform X2, with amino-acid sequence MQVSERMLAGGARSMPSPLLACWQPILLLVLGSVLSGSATGCPPRCECSAQDRAVLCHRKRFVAVPEGIPTETRLLDLGKNRIKTLNQDEFASFPHLEELELNENIVSAVEPGAFNNLFNLRTLGLRSNRLKLIPLGVFTGLSNLTKLDISENKIVILLDYMFQDLYNLKSLEVGDNDLVYISHRAFSGLNSLEQLTLEKCNLTSIPTEALSHLHGLIVLRLRHLNINAIRDYSFKRLYRLKVLEISHWPYLDTMTPNCLYGLNLTSLSITHCNLTAVPYLAVRHLVYLRFLNLSYNPISTIEGSMLHELLRLQEIQLVGGQLAMVEPYAFRGLNYLRVLNVSGNQLTTLEESAFHSVGNLETLILDSNPLACDCRLLWVFRRRWRLNFNRQQPTCATPEFVQGKEFKDFPDVLLPNYFTCRRARIRDRKAQQVFVDEGHTVQFVCRADGDPPPAILWLSPRKHLVSAKSNGRLTVFPDGTLEVRYAQVQDNGTYLCIAANAGGNDSMPAHLHVRSYSPDWPHQPNKTFAFISNQPGEGEANSTRATVPFPFDIKTLIIATTMGFISFLGVVLFCLVLLFLWSRGKGNTKHNIEIEYVPRKSDAGISSADAPRKFNMKMI; translated from the coding sequence GTGAGCGAGAGGATGCTGGCGGGGGGTGCAAGGAGCATGCCCAGCCCCCTCCTGGCCTGCTGGCAGCCCATCCTCCTGCTGGTGCTGGGCTCGGTGCTGTCAGGCTCAGCCACGGGCTGCCCACCCCGCTGCGAGTGCTCCGCCCAGGACCGTGCTGTGCTCTGCCACCGCAAGCGCTTTGTGGCAGTGCCCGAGGGCATCCCCACAGAGACCCGCCTGCTGGACCTGGGCAAGAACCGCATCAAAACACTCAACCAGGACGAGTTTGCTAGCTTCCCACacctggaggagctggagctCAACGAGAACATCGTGAGCGCCGTGGAGCCTGGCGCCTTCAACAATCTCTTCAACCTCCGGACTCTGGGGCTCCGCAGCAATCGCCTGAAGCTCATCCCCCTGGGTGTCTTCACCGGCCTCAGCAACCTGACCAAGCTGGACATCAGCGAGAACAAGATCGTCATCCTGCTGGACTACATGTTCCAGGACCTGTACAACCTCAAATCGCTGGAGGTCGGTGACAATGACCTCGTCTACATTTCCCACCGAGCCTTCAGCGGCCTCAACAGCCTGGAGCAGCTGACGCTTGAGAAATGCAACCTGACCTCCATCCCCACAGAGGCGCTGTCCCACCTGCACGGTCTCATCGTCCTGAGGCTCCGGCACCTCAACATCAACGCCATCCGGGACTATTCCTTCAAGAGGCTGTACCGCCTCAAGGTCTTGGAGATCTCTCACTGGCCCTACTTGGACACCATGACACCCAACTGCCTCTATGGCCTCAACCTAACGTCCCTGTCCATCACACACTGCAATCTGACTGCTGTGCCCTACCTGGCCGTGCGCCACCTGGTCTATCTCCGCTTCCTCAATCTCTCCTACAACCCCATCAGCACCATCGAGGGCTCCATGTTGCATGAGCTGCTACGGCTGCAGGAGATCCAGCTGGTGGGTGGGCAGCTGGCCATGGTGGAGCCCTATGCCTTCCGCGGCCTAAACTATCTGCGTGTACTCAACGTCTCTGGCAACCAGCTGACCACACTGGAGGAGTCGGCCTTCCACTCGGTGGGCAACCTGGAGACACTCATCCTGGACTCCAACCCACTGGCCTGTGACTGCCGGCTCCTGTGGGTGTTCCGGCGCCGCTGGCGGCTCAACTTCAACCGGCAGCAGCCCACATGTGCCACACCCGAGTTCGTCCAGGGCAAGGAGTTCAAGGACTTCCCTGATGTGCTCCTGCCCAACTACTTCACCTGCCGCCGCGCCCGCATCCGGGACCGCAAGGCCCAGCAGGTGTTTGTGGATGAGGGCCACACGGTGCAGTTTGTGTGCCGGGCAGATGGTGACCCGCCGCCTGCCATCCTCTGGCTCTCACCCCGCAAGCACTTGGTCTCAGCCAAGAGCAACGGGCGGCTCACGGTCTTTCCCGATGGCACGCTGGAGGTGCGCTATGCCCAGGTACAGGACAATGGCACGTACCTGTGCATCGCAGCCAACGCAGGCGGCAACGACTCCATGCCTGCCCACCTGCATGTGCGCAGCTACTCGCCCGACTGGCCCCATCAGCCCAACAAGACCTTCGCCTTTATCTCCAACCAGCCAGGCGAGGGAGAGGCCAACAGCACCCGTGCCACCGTGCCTTTCCCCTTCGACATCAAGACCCTCATCATCGCCACCACCATGGGCTTCATCTCTTTCCTGGGCGTCGTCCTCTTCTGCCTGGTGCTGCTCTTTCTTTGGAGCCGGGGCAAGGGCAACACGAAGCACAACATTGAGATCGAATATGTGCCCCGCAAGTCAGACGCAGGCATTAGCTCCGCTGACGCACCCCGCAAGTTCAACATGAAGATGATATGA
- the LINGO1 gene encoding leucine-rich repeat and immunoglobulin-like domain-containing nogo receptor-interacting protein 1 isoform X3: MLAGGARSMPSPLLACWQPILLLVLGSVLSGSATGCPPRCECSAQDRAVLCHRKRFVAVPEGIPTETRLLDLGKNRIKTLNQDEFASFPHLEELELNENIVSAVEPGAFNNLFNLRTLGLRSNRLKLIPLGVFTGLSNLTKLDISENKIVILLDYMFQDLYNLKSLEVGDNDLVYISHRAFSGLNSLEQLTLEKCNLTSIPTEALSHLHGLIVLRLRHLNINAIRDYSFKRLYRLKVLEISHWPYLDTMTPNCLYGLNLTSLSITHCNLTAVPYLAVRHLVYLRFLNLSYNPISTIEGSMLHELLRLQEIQLVGGQLAMVEPYAFRGLNYLRVLNVSGNQLTTLEESAFHSVGNLETLILDSNPLACDCRLLWVFRRRWRLNFNRQQPTCATPEFVQGKEFKDFPDVLLPNYFTCRRARIRDRKAQQVFVDEGHTVQFVCRADGDPPPAILWLSPRKHLVSAKSNGRLTVFPDGTLEVRYAQVQDNGTYLCIAANAGGNDSMPAHLHVRSYSPDWPHQPNKTFAFISNQPGEGEANSTRATVPFPFDIKTLIIATTMGFISFLGVVLFCLVLLFLWSRGKGNTKHNIEIEYVPRKSDAGISSADAPRKFNMKMI, translated from the coding sequence ATGCTGGCGGGGGGTGCAAGGAGCATGCCCAGCCCCCTCCTGGCCTGCTGGCAGCCCATCCTCCTGCTGGTGCTGGGCTCGGTGCTGTCAGGCTCAGCCACGGGCTGCCCACCCCGCTGCGAGTGCTCCGCCCAGGACCGTGCTGTGCTCTGCCACCGCAAGCGCTTTGTGGCAGTGCCCGAGGGCATCCCCACAGAGACCCGCCTGCTGGACCTGGGCAAGAACCGCATCAAAACACTCAACCAGGACGAGTTTGCTAGCTTCCCACacctggaggagctggagctCAACGAGAACATCGTGAGCGCCGTGGAGCCTGGCGCCTTCAACAATCTCTTCAACCTCCGGACTCTGGGGCTCCGCAGCAATCGCCTGAAGCTCATCCCCCTGGGTGTCTTCACCGGCCTCAGCAACCTGACCAAGCTGGACATCAGCGAGAACAAGATCGTCATCCTGCTGGACTACATGTTCCAGGACCTGTACAACCTCAAATCGCTGGAGGTCGGTGACAATGACCTCGTCTACATTTCCCACCGAGCCTTCAGCGGCCTCAACAGCCTGGAGCAGCTGACGCTTGAGAAATGCAACCTGACCTCCATCCCCACAGAGGCGCTGTCCCACCTGCACGGTCTCATCGTCCTGAGGCTCCGGCACCTCAACATCAACGCCATCCGGGACTATTCCTTCAAGAGGCTGTACCGCCTCAAGGTCTTGGAGATCTCTCACTGGCCCTACTTGGACACCATGACACCCAACTGCCTCTATGGCCTCAACCTAACGTCCCTGTCCATCACACACTGCAATCTGACTGCTGTGCCCTACCTGGCCGTGCGCCACCTGGTCTATCTCCGCTTCCTCAATCTCTCCTACAACCCCATCAGCACCATCGAGGGCTCCATGTTGCATGAGCTGCTACGGCTGCAGGAGATCCAGCTGGTGGGTGGGCAGCTGGCCATGGTGGAGCCCTATGCCTTCCGCGGCCTAAACTATCTGCGTGTACTCAACGTCTCTGGCAACCAGCTGACCACACTGGAGGAGTCGGCCTTCCACTCGGTGGGCAACCTGGAGACACTCATCCTGGACTCCAACCCACTGGCCTGTGACTGCCGGCTCCTGTGGGTGTTCCGGCGCCGCTGGCGGCTCAACTTCAACCGGCAGCAGCCCACATGTGCCACACCCGAGTTCGTCCAGGGCAAGGAGTTCAAGGACTTCCCTGATGTGCTCCTGCCCAACTACTTCACCTGCCGCCGCGCCCGCATCCGGGACCGCAAGGCCCAGCAGGTGTTTGTGGATGAGGGCCACACGGTGCAGTTTGTGTGCCGGGCAGATGGTGACCCGCCGCCTGCCATCCTCTGGCTCTCACCCCGCAAGCACTTGGTCTCAGCCAAGAGCAACGGGCGGCTCACGGTCTTTCCCGATGGCACGCTGGAGGTGCGCTATGCCCAGGTACAGGACAATGGCACGTACCTGTGCATCGCAGCCAACGCAGGCGGCAACGACTCCATGCCTGCCCACCTGCATGTGCGCAGCTACTCGCCCGACTGGCCCCATCAGCCCAACAAGACCTTCGCCTTTATCTCCAACCAGCCAGGCGAGGGAGAGGCCAACAGCACCCGTGCCACCGTGCCTTTCCCCTTCGACATCAAGACCCTCATCATCGCCACCACCATGGGCTTCATCTCTTTCCTGGGCGTCGTCCTCTTCTGCCTGGTGCTGCTCTTTCTTTGGAGCCGGGGCAAGGGCAACACGAAGCACAACATTGAGATCGAATATGTGCCCCGCAAGTCAGACGCAGGCATTAGCTCCGCTGACGCACCCCGCAAGTTCAACATGAAGATGATATGA